The proteins below come from a single Mycobacterium parmense genomic window:
- a CDS encoding ABC transporter ATP-binding protein yields MSAVPETPQTVVRLRGVSKRYGSGPTAVEAVADLDLDVRAAEVLALLGPNGAGKTTTVEMCEGFARPDAGTVQVLGLDPVADNARLRARIGVMLQGGGGYPAARAGEMLRLVAAYAADPLDPAWLLDTLGLTDAARTTYRRLSGGQQQRLALACALVGRPELVFLDEPTAGMDAHARLLVWDLINALRRDGVTVVLTTHQLNEAEELADRIVIIDHGRTVAQGTPAELMRTGAKDQLRFSAPPRLNLSLLASALPETYKATEVTPGEYLVEGRVDPQVLATVTAWCAQIDVLATDMRVEQRSLEDVFLDLTGRKLRS; encoded by the coding sequence GTGAGCGCGGTCCCCGAGACACCCCAGACAGTGGTGCGCCTGCGCGGCGTCAGCAAGCGATACGGTTCCGGCCCGACCGCCGTCGAGGCCGTCGCGGACCTCGATCTGGACGTGCGCGCCGCCGAGGTGCTGGCGCTGCTGGGCCCCAACGGCGCCGGCAAGACGACGACGGTCGAGATGTGCGAGGGCTTCGCCCGCCCGGACGCCGGGACCGTCCAGGTCCTGGGGCTGGACCCGGTTGCCGACAACGCCCGCCTGCGGGCTCGCATCGGAGTGATGTTGCAGGGCGGGGGTGGGTACCCCGCGGCGCGCGCCGGCGAGATGCTGCGCCTGGTGGCCGCCTACGCCGCAGACCCACTGGACCCCGCGTGGCTGCTGGACACCCTGGGCCTGACCGACGCCGCCCGCACCACCTACCGGCGGCTCTCCGGCGGCCAGCAGCAGCGCCTCGCGCTGGCGTGTGCGCTGGTCGGCCGCCCCGAACTGGTCTTCCTCGACGAGCCCACCGCCGGCATGGACGCCCACGCCCGGCTGCTGGTGTGGGACCTGATCAACGCGCTGCGACGCGACGGTGTGACCGTGGTGCTGACGACCCACCAGCTCAACGAGGCCGAGGAGCTCGCCGACCGGATCGTCATCATCGACCACGGGCGCACGGTCGCCCAGGGCACACCGGCCGAACTCATGCGCACCGGCGCCAAGGACCAGCTGCGGTTCAGCGCGCCGCCGCGGCTCAACCTGTCGCTGCTGGCCTCCGCCCTGCCGGAGACCTACAAGGCCACCGAGGTGACGCCCGGCGAGTACCTGGTGGAGGGCCGGGTGGACCCGCAGGTGCTGGCCACCGTCACGGCGTGGTGCGCCCAGATCGACGTGCTGGCCACGGACATGCGGGTCGAGCAGCGCAGCCTCGAGGACGTGTTCCTCGACCTCACCGGCAGAAAGTTGCGGTCCTGA
- a CDS encoding ABC transporter permease produces MTEANVFPAGTFTPDPRPNAVPRMLAAQFGLELKLLLRNGEQLLLTMFIPITLLVGLTLLPLGSFGGNRAATFVPVIMALAVISTAFTGQAIAVAFDRRYGALKRLGATPLPVWGIIAGKSLAVVTVVFLQAIILGAIGFALGWRPAPAALALGAAVIALGTAGFAALGLLLGGTLRAEIVLALANLMWFVFAGFGALTLDTEMIPPAVRWAARLTPSGALTEALSRAMALSVDWFGVVVLAAWGAVAALAALRWFRFT; encoded by the coding sequence ATGACCGAAGCGAACGTCTTCCCGGCGGGCACCTTCACCCCGGACCCGCGCCCCAACGCGGTGCCCCGGATGCTCGCCGCGCAATTCGGCCTGGAGCTCAAGCTGCTGCTGCGCAACGGCGAACAGCTGCTGCTGACCATGTTCATCCCCATCACCCTGCTGGTCGGGCTCACGCTGTTGCCGCTCGGCTCGTTCGGCGGCAACCGCGCGGCCACGTTCGTCCCGGTCATCATGGCGCTGGCGGTGATCTCCACCGCGTTCACCGGGCAGGCCATCGCCGTCGCGTTCGACCGCCGCTACGGCGCGCTGAAACGGCTCGGCGCCACCCCGCTGCCCGTATGGGGCATCATCGCCGGCAAGTCACTCGCGGTGGTGACCGTGGTCTTCCTGCAGGCAATCATCCTGGGCGCCATCGGGTTTGCGCTCGGCTGGCGACCCGCCCCGGCGGCACTCGCGTTGGGTGCGGCCGTGATCGCCCTGGGCACCGCCGGTTTCGCCGCACTCGGCCTGTTGCTGGGCGGGACGCTGCGCGCCGAGATCGTGCTGGCGCTGGCCAACTTGATGTGGTTCGTCTTCGCCGGGTTCGGCGCGCTGACGCTGGACACCGAGATGATCCCGCCGGCGGTCAGGTGGGCCGCCCGGCTCACCCCGTCGGGGGCGCTCACCGAGGCACTCTCGCGGGCCATGGCGCTGTCGGTGGACTGGTTCGGCGTCGTCGTCCTGGCGGCCTGGGGCGCGGTGGCGGCGCTGGCCGCGCTGCGCTGGTTCCGCTTCACCTGA
- a CDS encoding COX15/CtaA family protein produces MAYDRAVLMRLVDLLPNPSLRVQRMIAALVIVSQGGIAVTGAIVRVTASGLGCPTWPQCFPGSFTPVAHAEVPRVHQAVEFGNRMITFAVVITAVLAVLAVTRARRRREVLVYAWLMPVSTVVQAVIGGVTVRTGLLWWTVAIHLLTSMTMVWLSVLLYVKVGEPDGGGAAVVHRRVARPLRALTALAGVNLAVVLVTGTLVTAAGPHAGDRSPTRTVPRLKVQVATLVHMHSSLLVSYLALLVGLGFGLLAVRASRDVLLRLGVLLALVCAQAAVGTAQYFTGVPPTLVAIHVAGAAACTAATAALWASMRERSEPQPLAG; encoded by the coding sequence GTGGCTTACGATCGGGCGGTGCTGATGCGGTTGGTCGACCTGCTGCCCAACCCCAGCCTGCGCGTCCAGCGGATGATCGCCGCGCTCGTCATCGTCTCGCAGGGCGGCATCGCCGTGACCGGCGCGATCGTCCGCGTCACCGCGTCGGGCCTGGGCTGCCCCACCTGGCCGCAGTGCTTCCCCGGCAGCTTCACCCCCGTCGCCCATGCCGAGGTGCCGCGGGTGCACCAGGCCGTCGAGTTCGGCAACCGGATGATCACCTTCGCGGTGGTCATCACGGCGGTGCTGGCGGTGCTGGCGGTGACGCGGGCGCGGCGCCGCCGCGAGGTCCTGGTGTACGCGTGGCTGATGCCGGTGTCGACGGTGGTGCAGGCGGTCATCGGCGGCGTCACCGTGCGCACCGGGCTGCTGTGGTGGACCGTGGCCATCCACCTCCTCACGTCGATGACGATGGTGTGGCTGTCGGTGCTGCTGTACGTCAAGGTCGGCGAGCCCGACGGCGGCGGGGCCGCGGTGGTGCACCGGCGGGTGGCCCGGCCACTGCGGGCGCTGACCGCGCTGGCCGGGGTGAACCTGGCCGTGGTGCTGGTGACCGGCACGCTGGTGACCGCGGCCGGCCCGCACGCGGGTGACCGCAGCCCGACCCGGACCGTGCCGCGCCTCAAGGTGCAGGTGGCCACGCTGGTACACATGCATTCGTCGTTGCTGGTGTCCTACCTGGCGCTGCTGGTCGGGCTCGGCTTCGGGCTGCTGGCCGTGCGCGCCTCCCGGGATGTGCTGCTGCGGCTCGGTGTGCTGCTGGCGCTGGTGTGCGCGCAGGCCGCCGTGGGGACCGCGCAGTACTTCACCGGGGTGCCGCCCACCCTGGTCGCGATCCACGTCGCGGGCGCCGCGGCGTGCACGGCGGCGACCGCGGCGCTGTGGGCCTCAATGCGAGAGCGGTCCGAGCCCCAGCCGCTCGCAGGCTGA
- a CDS encoding quinone oxidoreductase family protein yields MHAIEVSQTGGPEVLSYVEAPQPRPAAGEVLIEAEAIGVNYIDTYFRSGQYPRQLPFIIGSETCGTVADIGEGVDGFRVGDRVVTAAASGGYAEFATAPAHLTAKVPDGVAPDVAASVLLKGLTAHYLLTSVYAVREGDAVLVHAGAGGVGLILTQWARLLGARVITTVSTPEKAQLSRRAGADEVLSYPDDPAEFGATIRGLTGGDGVAAVYDGVGATTFDASLSSLAVRGTLALFGAASGPVPPVDPQRLNAAGSVYLTRPSLAHFIRTGPEFAWRAGELLDAVSSGAITVEVGARYPLADAARAHEDLQGRRTTGSIVLLP; encoded by the coding sequence ATGCACGCAATCGAAGTCAGCCAAACCGGCGGCCCCGAGGTGCTGAGCTACGTCGAAGCGCCGCAACCCCGGCCCGCGGCCGGCGAGGTACTCATCGAGGCCGAGGCCATCGGCGTCAACTACATCGACACCTACTTCCGTTCCGGGCAGTACCCGCGGCAGTTGCCGTTCATCATCGGCTCGGAGACCTGCGGCACCGTGGCCGACATCGGCGAGGGGGTCGACGGATTTCGCGTCGGCGATCGCGTGGTGACCGCCGCGGCATCCGGCGGCTACGCCGAATTCGCCACGGCGCCTGCGCATCTGACCGCGAAGGTGCCGGACGGCGTCGCGCCCGACGTCGCGGCTTCGGTGTTGTTGAAGGGACTGACGGCCCACTACCTGCTGACGTCCGTCTACGCGGTGCGGGAAGGCGACGCGGTGCTGGTGCACGCGGGAGCCGGCGGGGTCGGGCTCATCCTGACACAGTGGGCCCGCCTGCTGGGAGCGCGCGTCATCACGACGGTCTCCACGCCGGAGAAGGCGCAGCTGTCCCGGCGGGCCGGCGCCGACGAGGTGCTCTCCTACCCCGACGACCCGGCCGAGTTCGGCGCGACCATCCGCGGCCTGACCGGCGGCGACGGGGTGGCGGCGGTCTACGACGGCGTGGGCGCCACCACGTTCGACGCCAGCCTGTCCAGCCTCGCCGTGCGCGGGACGCTGGCGTTGTTCGGCGCCGCGAGCGGGCCCGTGCCGCCCGTCGACCCGCAGCGCCTCAACGCCGCCGGCTCGGTCTACCTGACCCGGCCATCGCTCGCCCACTTCATCCGCACCGGCCCCGAGTTCGCCTGGCGGGCAGGCGAACTGCTCGACGCGGTCTCGTCCGGGGCCATCACCGTCGAGGTCGGCGCGCGCTACCCGCTCGCCGACGCGGCCCGCGCGCACGAGGATCTGCAGGGCCGCAGGACGACCGGCTCGATCGTCTTGCTGCCCTGA
- a CDS encoding heme o synthase — protein MSVRGHAAPSRVRGRVQSTALAYLALTKPRVIELLLVTAIPAMLLAHRGTVNPLLIANTLVGGILAAGGANALNCVADADIDKVMKRTARRPLAREAVPTRNALVFGLALTVASFCWLWRTTNLLSGLLALATVAFYVFVYTLLLKRRTSQNVVWGGAAGCMPVMIGWSAVTGTIGWPALVMFAVIFFWTPPHTWALAMRYKDDYKAAGVPMLPAVATERQVTKQILIYTWLTVLATLALALAAGWLYAAVAVFAGVWFLAMAHQLYSGVRAGEPVKPLRLFLQSNNYLAVVFCALAIDSAIGLPVLF, from the coding sequence GTGAGCGTTCGCGGGCACGCCGCGCCGAGCCGAGTACGAGGACGGGTACAGAGCACGGCATTGGCTTACCTGGCGCTGACCAAGCCGCGGGTCATCGAACTGCTGCTCGTCACCGCGATCCCCGCGATGCTGCTGGCCCACCGCGGGACGGTGAACCCGCTGCTGATCGCCAACACGTTGGTCGGGGGGATCCTGGCGGCCGGCGGCGCCAACGCGCTCAACTGTGTGGCCGACGCCGACATCGACAAGGTGATGAAGCGGACCGCGCGCAGGCCCCTGGCACGCGAAGCCGTCCCGACGCGCAACGCGCTGGTGTTCGGGCTCGCGCTCACCGTCGCCTCGTTCTGCTGGCTGTGGCGGACGACCAACCTGCTCTCGGGTCTGCTGGCGCTCGCCACCGTGGCGTTCTACGTGTTCGTCTACACCCTGCTGCTCAAGCGCCGCACGTCGCAGAACGTCGTGTGGGGCGGCGCCGCGGGCTGCATGCCGGTGATGATCGGGTGGTCGGCCGTCACCGGCACCATCGGCTGGCCGGCACTGGTGATGTTCGCGGTCATCTTCTTCTGGACGCCGCCGCACACGTGGGCGCTGGCGATGCGGTACAAGGACGACTACAAGGCGGCCGGCGTTCCGATGCTGCCGGCCGTCGCCACCGAGCGACAGGTGACCAAGCAGATCCTGATCTACACCTGGCTGACGGTGCTGGCGACCCTGGCGCTGGCGCTCGCCGCCGGCTGGCTGTACGCCGCGGTCGCGGTTTTCGCGGGCGTGTGGTTCCTCGCGATGGCCCACCAGCTGTACTCCGGCGTGCGCGCCGGCGAACCGGTCAAGCCGCTGCGGTTGTTCCTGCAGTCGAACAACTACCTGGCCGTCGTTTTCTGCGCGCTGGCAATCGACTCGGCGATCGGGCTGCCTGTCCTGTTCTGA
- the tkt gene encoding transketolase, which translates to MTTLEEISTLTRPHLPDDWSDIDSAAVDTVRVLAADAVQKVGNGHPGTAMSLAPLAYTLFQRTMRHDPSDTHWLGRDRFILSCGHSSLTLYIQLYLGGFGLELSDIESLRTWGSKTPGHPEFRHTLGVEITTGPLGQGLASAVGMAMASRYERGLFDPDAAAGTSPFDHFIFSIASDGDIEEGVTSEASSLAAVQQLGNLIVFYDRNQISIEDDTNIALCEDTAARYEAYGWHVQRVEGGENVVGIEEAIANAKAVTDRPSFIELRTIIGYPAPKLMNTGKAHGAALGDEEVAAVKKILGFDPDKTFEVRDDVIAHTRKLVDRGREAHEKWQADFDAWAQREPDRKALLDRLTAEKLPEGWDADIPTWKPGDKALATRAASGKVLSAVGPRLPELWGGSADLAGSNNTTMDGVKSFGPPSISTKDYSADWYGRTLHFGIREHAMGAILSGIVLHGPTRAYGGTFLQFSDYMRPAVRLAALMDIDTIYVWTHDSIGLGEDGPTHQPIEHLAALRAIPQLSVVRPADANETAYAWRTVLARGNGSGPVGLILTRQGVPILEGTSAEGVARGGYVLGSGAEEEGAEPDVVLIGTGSEVQLAVEAQKMLAEKDIVARVVSMPCVEWFESQPEEYRDSVLPPSVSARVAVEAGIAQPWHKLVGDTGRIVSIEHYGESADYKTLFREFGFTAEAVAAAAEQVVDN; encoded by the coding sequence GTGACGACACTTGAAGAGATCTCCACGCTGACCCGACCGCACCTTCCCGACGACTGGTCCGACATCGACTCGGCCGCCGTCGACACCGTAAGAGTCCTGGCGGCCGACGCGGTGCAAAAAGTCGGCAACGGGCACCCCGGGACGGCGATGAGCCTGGCTCCGCTGGCCTACACCCTCTTTCAGCGCACCATGCGGCACGACCCCAGCGACACCCACTGGCTGGGGCGCGACCGCTTCATCCTGTCGTGCGGGCACAGCAGCCTGACGCTCTACATCCAGCTCTACCTGGGCGGGTTCGGCCTGGAGCTGTCCGACATCGAGTCGTTGCGCACCTGGGGCTCGAAGACGCCGGGGCACCCGGAGTTCAGGCACACCCTGGGCGTCGAGATCACCACCGGTCCGCTCGGCCAGGGCCTGGCCTCGGCGGTGGGCATGGCGATGGCATCGCGCTACGAGCGCGGCCTGTTCGACCCCGATGCCGCCGCGGGCACCAGCCCCTTCGACCACTTCATCTTCTCGATCGCCTCCGACGGCGACATCGAGGAGGGCGTCACCTCGGAGGCGTCGTCGCTGGCCGCCGTCCAGCAGCTGGGCAACCTCATCGTCTTCTACGACCGCAACCAGATCTCGATCGAGGACGACACCAACATCGCGCTGTGCGAGGACACCGCCGCCCGCTACGAGGCCTACGGCTGGCACGTGCAGCGGGTCGAGGGCGGCGAGAACGTCGTCGGCATCGAGGAGGCCATCGCCAACGCCAAGGCGGTGACCGACCGGCCGTCGTTCATCGAATTGCGAACCATCATCGGCTATCCCGCGCCCAAGCTGATGAACACCGGCAAGGCGCACGGTGCCGCGCTGGGCGACGAGGAGGTGGCCGCCGTCAAGAAGATCCTCGGCTTCGACCCCGACAAGACGTTCGAGGTGCGCGACGACGTGATCGCCCACACCCGCAAGCTGGTGGACCGGGGCAGGGAAGCGCACGAGAAGTGGCAGGCGGACTTCGACGCGTGGGCCCAGCGCGAACCCGACCGCAAGGCGCTGCTGGACCGGCTGACCGCCGAGAAGCTGCCCGAGGGGTGGGACGCCGACATCCCCACGTGGAAACCGGGCGACAAGGCCCTGGCCACCCGTGCCGCGTCCGGCAAGGTGCTGTCGGCGGTGGGCCCCAGACTGCCCGAGCTGTGGGGCGGTTCGGCCGACCTGGCGGGCAGTAACAACACCACGATGGACGGCGTCAAGTCCTTTGGGCCGCCCTCGATTTCGACGAAGGACTACAGCGCGGACTGGTACGGACGCACGCTGCACTTCGGCATCCGCGAGCACGCGATGGGCGCCATCCTGTCCGGCATCGTGCTGCACGGCCCGACCCGCGCCTACGGGGGCACGTTCCTGCAGTTCTCCGACTACATGCGCCCGGCGGTGCGGCTGGCCGCGCTGATGGACATCGACACCATCTACGTGTGGACCCACGACTCGATCGGGCTCGGCGAGGACGGTCCGACCCACCAGCCGATCGAGCACCTCGCGGCGCTGCGCGCGATTCCCCAGCTGTCGGTGGTCCGCCCGGCGGACGCGAACGAGACGGCCTACGCCTGGCGCACCGTCCTGGCCCGCGGCAACGGCAGCGGTCCCGTCGGGCTGATCCTGACGCGCCAGGGCGTGCCGATTCTGGAGGGCACCAGCGCCGAGGGCGTCGCCCGGGGCGGCTACGTCCTGGGCTCCGGCGCCGAGGAGGAGGGCGCCGAACCCGACGTCGTCCTGATCGGCACGGGCTCCGAGGTCCAGCTGGCCGTCGAGGCACAGAAGATGTTGGCGGAGAAGGACATTGTCGCGCGCGTGGTCTCCATGCCGTGCGTGGAATGGTTCGAGTCCCAGCCCGAGGAGTACCGGGACAGTGTGCTGCCCCCGTCGGTGTCGGCCCGGGTGGCCGTCGAGGCGGGTATCGCGCAGCCCTGGCACAAGCTGGTCGGCGACACCGGCAGGATCGTCTCGATCGAGCACTACGGCGAGTCCGCCGACTACAAGACTTTGTTCCGTGAGTTCGGCTTCACCGCTGAGGCCGTCGCTGCCGCCGCGGAGCAGGTAGTGGATAACTGA
- the tal gene encoding transaldolase, giving the protein MTSQNPNLAALSAAGVSVWLDDLSRERLKSGNLKKLIDTRCVVGVTTNPSIFQKALAEGDAYEEQLSELAERGADVEATIRTVTTDDVRDACDVLAREWEASDGVDGRVSIEVDPRLAAETDKTIAQAVELWKIVDRPNLFIKIPATKAGIPAITSVLAEGISVNVTLIFSVERHREVMDAYLAGLEKAREGGHDLSKIHSVASFFVSRVDTEVDKRLEKIGTEEALALRGQAAVANARLAYAAYQEVFEGGERFASLKADGARVQRPLWASTGVKNPDYSDTLYVTELVAPNTVNTMPEKTIEAVADHGEIKGDTVTGTAAAAQEVFDKLSALGIDLSDVFVVLENEGVDKFVESWTELLQETQKQLDSASK; this is encoded by the coding sequence ATGACCAGTCAGAACCCTAACCTCGCGGCGTTGAGCGCAGCGGGCGTGTCCGTTTGGCTGGACGACCTGTCGCGGGAGCGGCTGAAGTCGGGCAACCTCAAAAAGCTTATCGACACCCGCTGCGTCGTCGGTGTCACCACCAACCCGTCGATCTTCCAGAAGGCGCTCGCCGAAGGCGACGCCTACGAAGAACAGCTGTCCGAGTTGGCCGAGCGCGGCGCCGATGTCGAGGCGACCATCCGGACCGTGACCACCGACGACGTGCGCGACGCCTGCGATGTGCTGGCCCGCGAGTGGGAGGCCTCCGACGGGGTCGACGGCCGAGTGTCCATCGAGGTCGACCCGCGGCTGGCCGCCGAGACCGACAAGACCATCGCGCAGGCCGTGGAGCTGTGGAAGATCGTCGATCGGCCAAACCTGTTCATCAAGATCCCCGCGACCAAGGCCGGCATCCCTGCCATCACTTCCGTTCTGGCGGAAGGGATTTCGGTCAACGTCACGCTGATCTTCTCGGTGGAACGGCACCGTGAGGTGATGGACGCGTACCTCGCCGGCCTGGAGAAGGCTCGCGAGGGCGGACACGACCTGTCCAAGATCCATTCCGTCGCTTCGTTCTTCGTCTCCCGAGTGGACACCGAGGTGGACAAGCGGCTGGAGAAGATCGGCACCGAGGAGGCGCTCGCGCTGCGCGGCCAGGCCGCCGTGGCCAACGCCCGGCTGGCGTACGCGGCATACCAGGAGGTATTCGAGGGCGGTGAGCGCTTCGCGTCGCTCAAGGCCGACGGGGCCCGGGTGCAGCGGCCGTTGTGGGCCTCGACCGGTGTCAAGAATCCCGACTACTCCGACACGCTCTACGTCACCGAGCTCGTCGCGCCGAACACGGTGAACACGATGCCGGAGAAGACCATCGAGGCCGTCGCCGATCACGGCGAGATCAAGGGCGACACGGTCACCGGCACGGCGGCGGCCGCCCAGGAGGTCTTCGACAAGCTGTCGGCCCTCGGGATCGACCTGTCCGACGTGTTCGTGGTGCTGGAGAACGAGGGTGTGGACAAGTTCGTGGAGTCCTGGACCGAGCTGCTTCAGGAGACACAGAAGCAGCTGGATTCCGCCTCGAAATGA
- the zwf gene encoding glucose-6-phosphate dehydrogenase, with product MSPAKSADLWRNPLRDKRDKRLPRIAGPCGMVIFGVTGDLARKKVMPAIYDLANRGLLPPSFSLVGFARRNWDTEDFSKVVYQAVKDHCRTPFREENWERLAEGFRFVPGAFDEQDAFGRLAETLEKLDAERGTGGNHAFYLAIPPKSFPVVCEKLHNSGLARPRGDSWSRVVIEKPFGHDLESAQALNKSVNAVFPEESVFRIDHYLGKETVRNILALRFANQLFDPVWNSHYVDHVQITMAEDIGLGGRAGYYDGIGAARDVIQNHLMQLLALTAMEEPVSFSPRALQAEKIKVLSSTQLAERLSETTSRGQYTGGWQGGEKVVGLLDEEGFAKDSTTETFAAITLEVDTRRWAGVPFYLRTGKRLGRRVTEIALVFKRAPHLPFDATMTDELGANAMVIRVQPDEGVTLRFGSKVPGTAMEVRDVNMDFSYGSAFAEESPEAYEQLILDVLLGEPSLFPVNEEVELAWQILDPVLDNWAAGGKPEPYEAGTWGPESAFEMLRRTGREWRRP from the coding sequence ATGAGTCCGGCTAAGTCTGCGGACCTATGGCGAAACCCTCTGCGCGACAAGCGGGATAAGCGGCTGCCGAGGATCGCCGGCCCGTGCGGCATGGTGATCTTCGGCGTCACCGGCGACCTGGCCCGCAAGAAGGTGATGCCCGCCATCTACGACCTGGCCAACCGGGGCCTGCTGCCGCCCAGTTTCTCGCTGGTGGGTTTCGCCCGCCGCAACTGGGACACCGAAGACTTCAGCAAGGTCGTCTATCAGGCCGTCAAGGACCACTGCCGCACGCCGTTCCGCGAGGAGAACTGGGAGCGGCTGGCTGAGGGATTCCGGTTCGTGCCGGGCGCTTTCGACGAGCAGGACGCCTTCGGCCGGCTCGCGGAGACCCTGGAGAAGCTGGACGCGGAGCGCGGCACGGGCGGCAATCACGCCTTCTACCTCGCTATCCCGCCCAAGTCCTTCCCGGTGGTGTGCGAGAAGCTGCACAACTCCGGGCTGGCCCGCCCCCGCGGCGACAGCTGGAGCCGGGTGGTCATCGAGAAGCCGTTCGGCCACGACCTGGAAAGTGCCCAGGCGCTGAACAAGTCGGTGAACGCCGTCTTCCCGGAGGAGTCGGTCTTTCGGATCGACCACTACCTGGGCAAGGAGACGGTGCGCAACATCCTGGCGCTGCGATTCGCCAATCAGCTGTTCGACCCGGTGTGGAACTCGCACTACGTCGACCATGTCCAGATCACCATGGCCGAAGACATCGGGCTGGGCGGCCGGGCCGGCTACTACGACGGCATCGGCGCCGCCCGTGACGTCATCCAGAACCACCTGATGCAGCTGCTGGCGCTGACCGCGATGGAAGAGCCGGTCAGCTTCAGTCCCCGTGCGCTGCAGGCCGAGAAGATCAAGGTGCTCTCGTCGACACAGCTGGCGGAGCGGCTGAGCGAGACCACCAGCCGCGGCCAGTACACGGGCGGCTGGCAGGGCGGCGAGAAGGTCGTCGGCCTGCTCGACGAGGAGGGCTTCGCCAAGGACTCCACCACCGAGACGTTCGCCGCGATCACCCTCGAGGTCGACACCCGCCGCTGGGCCGGGGTGCCGTTCTACCTGCGGACCGGAAAACGCTTGGGACGCAGGGTGACCGAGATCGCGCTGGTGTTCAAACGCGCACCGCATCTGCCGTTCGACGCGACGATGACCGATGAACTGGGGGCAAACGCCATGGTCATCCGGGTGCAGCCCGACGAAGGGGTGACACTGCGGTTCGGCTCGAAAGTGCCGGGCACCGCGATGGAGGTCCGTGACGTCAACATGGACTTCTCCTACGGCTCGGCGTTCGCCGAGGAGTCGCCGGAGGCCTACGAACAACTGATCCTCGACGTGCTGCTGGGCGAGCCCTCGCTGTTCCCCGTCAACGAGGAAGTCGAATTGGCGTGGCAGATCTTGGATCCCGTTCTCGACAACTGGGCCGCGGGCGGCAAGCCCGAACCGTACGAAGCCGGCACCTGGGGCCCGGAGTCGGCGTTCGAGATGCTGCGCCGCACGGGCCGGGAATGGCGGCGGCCCTGA
- the opcA gene encoding glucose-6-phosphate dehydrogenase assembly protein OpcA: MIIDMPDTTTTAVNKKLDELREKIGAVTMGRVLTLIIAPDSEDILEESLKAANDASHEHPSRIIVTMRGNPYADEPRLDAQLRAGGDTGASEVVILKLSGPLAGHAASVVTPFLLPDIPVVAWWPDIAPAVPAQDPLGKLAIRRITDATNGIDPQAAIKGRLPGYTAGDTDLAWARITYWRALLTSAVDLTPHEPIESALVSGLATEPALDVLAGWLASRIDGPVRRAVGELKVELARGSETIVLSRPQDGRTATLSRTARPDALLPLARRETGECLAEDLRRLDPDEIYQTALEGIEKVQYV; encoded by the coding sequence ATGATCATCGACATGCCGGACACGACGACCACCGCGGTCAACAAGAAGCTCGACGAGCTGCGGGAGAAGATCGGCGCCGTGACCATGGGTCGGGTCCTGACGCTGATCATCGCGCCGGACAGCGAGGACATCCTCGAGGAGTCGCTCAAGGCGGCCAACGACGCCAGCCACGAGCATCCCAGCCGGATCATCGTCACGATGCGGGGCAATCCCTACGCCGACGAGCCGCGGCTGGACGCGCAGCTGCGCGCGGGCGGCGACACCGGCGCCAGCGAGGTGGTGATCCTGAAACTGTCCGGGCCGCTGGCCGGCCACGCCGCCAGCGTGGTCACCCCCTTCCTGCTCCCGGACATCCCGGTGGTGGCCTGGTGGCCCGACATCGCGCCCGCGGTGCCGGCCCAGGATCCGTTGGGCAAGCTGGCGATCCGGCGGATCACCGATGCGACCAACGGGATCGACCCGCAGGCGGCGATCAAGGGCAGGTTGCCCGGGTACACCGCGGGCGACACGGACCTGGCGTGGGCGCGCATCACCTACTGGCGGGCGCTGCTCACCTCGGCGGTCGACCTGACACCCCACGAACCGATCGAGTCGGCACTGGTATCCGGTCTGGCGACCGAACCCGCGCTCGACGTCCTCGCGGGGTGGCTGGCCAGCCGGATCGACGGCCCGGTTCGCCGGGCGGTCGGCGAACTCAAGGTCGAGCTGGCGCGCGGCAGCGAGACCATTGTCCTGAGCCGCCCGCAGGACGGCAGGACGGCAACATTGAGTCGCACGGCCCGGCCGGATGCCCTGCTTCCGTTGGCGCGCAGGGAAACCGGCGAATGCCTGGCCGAGGACCTGCGTAGGCTGGACCCCGACGAGATCTATCAGACCGCGCTCGAAGGCATCGAGAAAGTGCAGTACGTGTGA